A genomic window from Streptomyces mirabilis includes:
- a CDS encoding bifunctional polysaccharide deacetylase/glycosyltransferase family 2 protein, protein MTSTTPSRGRRRAPTKMERAAGKAAALQKPRVILALLLLLGLTSVMLLDGYLRSEIGNDARVRDGAAYDQVPQKILDGGPLLTFTGGTAKTRSVPKKTIVLTFDDGPTPTWTPQILKVLDDNDIEATFFMVGSMVSRYPGVVKDLVDQGNEVGIHTFTHVDLSYQGTGRLQRELKQTQLALAGAAGITTTLFRAPYSSEINAVDNYSWPVYKEIGNLGYTSVFVDTDSDDWKKPGVSKIVQWATPKNDKGAVVLMHDAGGDRSETVKALDTYIKKMKAKGYSFTTVSGAMAKLNGAPNGAGRTDATGSGQAVEAGVGQTGAGAGAGAGALGEQPGGAQSAPGSGSADSSSSNSSNKVDVEQSGQQKATGSTLYEGKALIYAVAVAEWVLPLLSWLLLVVGVSVMGRFGMMLILARRHYRQRNRKRGKGGKFSWGPTVTRPVTVIVPAYNEKECIANTLHSLARSTHPIEIIVVDDGSTDGTKEIAESLGLPNVRVIRQENAGKPAALNNGVRNASDDIVVMMDGDTVFEPDAVHQLVQPFADPGIGAVAGNAKVGNRNTVIGAWQHIEYVMGFNLDRRMYDLLRCMPTIPGAIGAFRRDAVLEVGGMSEDTLAEDTDITIAMHRAGWRVVYQEHARAWTEAPSSLEQLWSQRYRWSYGTMQALWKHRKSLTDKGPSGRFGRIGMPLVVIFQIITPVLAPLIDVFTVYSMIFVDFWASLLAWLAVLVVQLVCAAYAFRLDREKYRYLAMLPLQQLAYRQMMYLVLIHSSVTALTGGRLRWQKLKRTGEVGTPAGVS, encoded by the coding sequence ATGACTTCGACGACGCCTTCACGCGGCCGCCGGCGCGCCCCCACCAAGATGGAGCGGGCGGCCGGCAAGGCCGCGGCGCTGCAGAAACCGCGCGTGATCCTCGCCCTGCTGCTCCTGCTGGGGCTCACCAGCGTGATGCTGCTCGACGGCTATCTGCGTTCCGAGATCGGCAACGACGCGCGGGTGCGCGACGGCGCGGCCTACGACCAGGTGCCGCAGAAGATCCTCGACGGGGGTCCGCTCCTGACGTTCACGGGTGGCACGGCCAAGACCCGGTCCGTTCCGAAGAAGACCATCGTGCTCACCTTCGACGACGGTCCGACCCCGACCTGGACTCCCCAGATCCTCAAGGTGCTCGACGACAACGACATCGAGGCCACCTTCTTCATGGTCGGCTCGATGGTCTCCCGCTATCCGGGCGTCGTGAAGGACCTCGTGGACCAGGGCAACGAGGTCGGCATCCACACCTTCACCCACGTCGACCTCTCCTACCAGGGCACGGGCCGGCTCCAGCGCGAGCTGAAGCAGACCCAGCTCGCGCTCGCGGGTGCGGCGGGGATCACGACGACGCTGTTCCGGGCCCCGTACTCCTCGGAGATCAACGCCGTCGACAACTACAGCTGGCCCGTCTACAAGGAGATCGGCAACCTCGGCTACACCAGCGTCTTCGTCGACACCGACAGCGACGACTGGAAGAAGCCGGGGGTCTCGAAGATCGTCCAGTGGGCCACGCCGAAGAACGACAAGGGCGCCGTCGTCCTCATGCACGACGCGGGCGGCGACCGCTCGGAGACGGTCAAGGCGCTCGACACGTACATCAAGAAGATGAAGGCGAAGGGGTACTCCTTCACCACCGTCAGCGGCGCGATGGCGAAGCTGAACGGGGCACCGAACGGTGCCGGCCGCACGGACGCCACCGGTTCCGGACAGGCCGTCGAGGCCGGGGTGGGACAGACCGGTGCGGGTGCGGGGGCCGGTGCCGGCGCGCTGGGCGAGCAGCCGGGCGGCGCGCAGTCCGCACCCGGTTCGGGCTCCGCCGACTCCTCCTCCAGCAACTCCTCCAACAAGGTGGACGTCGAGCAGTCCGGCCAGCAGAAGGCCACCGGCTCGACCCTCTACGAGGGCAAGGCCCTCATCTACGCGGTCGCGGTCGCCGAATGGGTCCTGCCGCTGCTCTCCTGGCTGCTGCTGGTCGTCGGCGTCTCCGTCATGGGGCGTTTCGGGATGATGCTGATCCTCGCCCGCCGCCACTACAGACAGCGCAACAGGAAGCGCGGCAAGGGCGGCAAGTTCAGCTGGGGGCCGACGGTCACCAGGCCGGTGACGGTGATCGTGCCCGCGTACAACGAGAAGGAGTGCATCGCCAACACGCTCCACTCGCTGGCGCGGAGCACCCATCCGATCGAGATCATCGTCGTCGACGACGGCTCCACGGACGGCACCAAGGAGATCGCCGAGTCGCTGGGCCTGCCCAACGTCCGGGTCATCCGCCAGGAGAACGCGGGCAAACCGGCCGCCCTCAACAACGGCGTCCGCAACGCCAGTGACGACATCGTCGTGATGATGGACGGCGACACCGTCTTCGAACCGGACGCCGTGCACCAACTCGTCCAGCCCTTCGCGGACCCGGGCATCGGCGCGGTCGCGGGCAACGCCAAGGTCGGCAACCGCAACACCGTCATCGGCGCCTGGCAGCACATCGAGTACGTGATGGGCTTCAACCTCGACCGCCGCATGTACGACCTGCTGCGCTGCATGCCCACCATCCCGGGCGCGATCGGCGCGTTCCGCCGCGACGCGGTCCTCGAGGTCGGGGGCATGAGCGAGGACACGCTCGCCGAGGACACCGACATCACCATCGCGATGCACCGTGCGGGCTGGCGGGTCGTCTACCAGGAGCACGCCAGGGCCTGGACGGAGGCGCCGAGTTCGCTGGAGCAGCTGTGGTCGCAGCGCTACCGCTGGTCGTACGGCACCATGCAGGCGCTGTGGAAGCACCGCAAGTCCCTGACGGACAAGGGCCCGTCGGGTCGCTTCGGCCGCATCGGCATGCCGCTCGTCGTGATCTTCCAGATCATCACGCCGGTCCTCGCTCCGCTCATCGACGTGTTCACCGTCTACTCGATGATCTTCGTGGACTTCTGGGCCTCACTGCTGGCCTGGCTGGCGGTGCTGGTCGTCCAACTCGTCTGCGCCGCCTACGCGTTCCGCCTCGACCGCGAGAAGTACCGCTACCTCGCGATGCTGCCGCTGCAGCAGCTCGCATACCGCCAGATGATGTACCTCGTCCTGATCCACTCCTCCGTGACCGCCCTGACCGGCGGCCGCCTCCGCTGGCAGAAGCTCAAGCGCACGGGTGAGGTCGGGACCCCGGCAGGAGTGAGCTGA
- a CDS encoding imidazolonepropionase-like domain-containing protein yields the protein MLTIHTADELRVSWDADPLKDGAVAVEGDRVAGTGPLDVLLERFPGARVRSWPGALGPALVHEGPLPEAPSPRERVHAVLKSGAVAVLQEHVDTPELRAAAQRNDVVVLARTRPAAIVALGRADLAVFDADGTCLATVCAGRLVHRRR from the coding sequence GTGCTGACGATCCACACCGCCGACGAGCTGCGCGTCAGCTGGGACGCGGACCCGCTGAAGGACGGCGCGGTCGCCGTGGAGGGCGACCGGGTCGCGGGCACCGGCCCGCTGGACGTGCTGCTGGAGCGCTTTCCGGGGGCGCGGGTCCGCAGTTGGCCCGGGGCCCTCGGGCCGGCGCTCGTCCACGAGGGCCCACTGCCCGAGGCGCCGTCCCCACGGGAACGTGTGCACGCGGTGCTGAAGTCGGGTGCGGTGGCGGTTCTTCAGGAGCACGTCGACACACCGGAACTCCGGGCCGCGGCCCAGCGAAACGACGTCGTGGTCCTGGCCCGCACCCGGCCTGCGGCGATCGTGGCCCTGGGCCGGGCCGACTTGGCGGTGTTCGACGCGGACGGCACGTGCCTTGCGACGGTGTGCGCAGGCCGCCTGGTGCACAGACGCCGCTGA
- a CDS encoding acyltransferase yields the protein MSWGSEQQGQQGQQGYGYGYGQQVPPQPYGQGHPQYDQGYGPPAQPVQYGQPWQYVAEEPQAAASNTVQMDPVQAEPRTEPAPEPRSVPEPEPEPEPEPGSEPEPDAGPRPKGGGRDRYFDALRAIALVRVVAYHTFGWAWAGLVFPSMGVMFALAGSLMAKSLERPALKVVKSRMRRLLPPFWFWGFFVVVAMLIHDWMPGWQIVFWIVPVGDPPGNQWGIQAWEILWYLRTYLWFVLMSPLLLKVFRKAPLPVLLLSLAPILVFQYAWQPPYNRFGSGLTDFATFLFCWLVGFAHREGVLHRLKPGLVILASLALLAYGGWYAFAHQAEFGTYDLDEVPVAQTFWSAGFVTLLMYFKAYYDVDFAWLARFKRLDRTVTIFNGRAVTIYLWHEIALVLAVPLIDQFWKVPAFEKWLPLESQWFLFGIGWVLIWVAIPLVGWVEDVAAKKKPKLLP from the coding sequence ATGAGCTGGGGCTCGGAACAACAGGGGCAGCAGGGGCAGCAGGGGTACGGCTACGGGTACGGGCAGCAGGTGCCGCCGCAGCCGTACGGACAGGGACACCCCCAGTACGACCAGGGATACGGGCCGCCCGCGCAGCCCGTCCAGTACGGGCAGCCCTGGCAGTACGTTGCCGAAGAACCGCAAGCGGCGGCCTCGAACACCGTCCAGATGGACCCGGTCCAGGCCGAGCCCCGGACGGAACCGGCACCGGAACCGAGGTCGGTGCCAGAACCAGAACCAGAACCAGAACCAGAACCCGGATCCGAACCCGAACCGGATGCCGGTCCCAGGCCGAAGGGCGGCGGACGCGACCGCTACTTCGACGCGTTGCGCGCCATCGCGCTGGTCCGTGTCGTGGCGTACCACACCTTCGGCTGGGCCTGGGCCGGCCTGGTCTTCCCGTCGATGGGCGTGATGTTCGCGCTCGCCGGCTCACTGATGGCCAAGTCCCTGGAACGCCCCGCCCTCAAGGTGGTCAAGAGCCGGATGCGACGGCTGCTGCCGCCCTTCTGGTTCTGGGGCTTCTTCGTCGTGGTGGCGATGCTGATCCACGACTGGATGCCGGGCTGGCAGATCGTCTTCTGGATCGTGCCGGTCGGCGACCCGCCGGGCAACCAGTGGGGCATCCAGGCCTGGGAGATCCTCTGGTACCTGCGGACGTACCTCTGGTTCGTCCTGATGTCCCCGCTGCTCCTGAAGGTCTTCCGCAAGGCTCCCCTCCCGGTGCTGCTCCTCTCCCTCGCTCCGATCCTGGTCTTCCAGTACGCCTGGCAGCCTCCGTACAACCGCTTCGGCAGCGGCCTGACGGACTTCGCCACCTTCCTGTTCTGCTGGCTGGTCGGCTTCGCGCACCGCGAGGGCGTCCTCCACCGGCTCAAGCCCGGCCTGGTGATCCTGGCGTCACTCGCCCTCCTGGCGTACGGCGGCTGGTACGCCTTCGCGCACCAGGCGGAGTTCGGTACGTACGACCTGGACGAGGTCCCCGTCGCACAGACCTTCTGGTCGGCCGGCTTCGTGACGCTGCTGATGTACTTCAAGGCGTACTACGACGTCGACTTCGCCTGGCTCGCCCGCTTCAAGCGGCTCGACCGGACCGTGACGATCTTCAACGGGCGGGCGGTGACGATCTATCTCTGGCACGAGATCGCCCTCGTCCTCGCGGTCCCGCTGATCGACCAGTTCTGGAAGGTGCCGGCCTTCGAGAAGTGGCTGCCGCTGGAGAGCCAGTGGTTCCTGTTCGGCATCGGCTGGGTGCTGATCTGGGTCGCCATCCCGCTGGTCGGCTGGGTCGAGGACGTGGCCGCCAAGAAGAAGCCGAAGCTGCTCCCCTGA
- a CDS encoding demethylmenaquinone methyltransferase has product MTRASLDKQPHEVASMFDDVAERYDLTNDVLSLGQDRVWRREVAKAVDARPAQKILDLAAGTATSSLPFARTGAYVVPCDFSLGMLRVGKKNHPWLPLTAGDATKLPFKDDTFDAVTISFGLRNVQETDTALSELYRVTKPGGRVVICEFSHPTWAPFRTVYTEYLMRALPPVARAVSSNPDAYVYLAESIRAWPNQPELAEKLRKAGWSKVAWRNLTGGVVALHRGFKAA; this is encoded by the coding sequence GTGACCCGCGCATCCCTGGACAAGCAGCCGCACGAAGTCGCCTCGATGTTCGACGACGTGGCGGAACGGTACGACCTGACGAACGACGTGCTGTCGCTCGGCCAGGACCGGGTGTGGCGCAGGGAGGTCGCGAAGGCGGTCGACGCGCGCCCCGCGCAGAAGATCCTGGACCTGGCGGCCGGTACGGCGACCTCGTCCCTCCCCTTCGCCCGCACCGGCGCGTACGTCGTGCCCTGCGACTTCTCCCTCGGCATGCTGCGGGTCGGCAAGAAGAACCACCCCTGGCTGCCACTGACCGCGGGCGACGCGACGAAGCTGCCCTTCAAGGACGACACCTTCGACGCGGTGACGATCTCCTTCGGCCTGCGCAACGTCCAGGAGACCGACACGGCGCTGAGCGAGCTGTACCGCGTGACCAAGCCCGGTGGCCGGGTGGTGATCTGCGAGTTCTCGCACCCCACCTGGGCGCCGTTCCGCACGGTCTACACCGAGTACCTGATGCGCGCACTGCCGCCGGTCGCCCGTGCCGTGTCCTCCAACCCCGACGCGTACGTCTATCTCGCCGAGTCCATCCGCGCCTGGCCGAACCAGCCCGAGCTCGCCGAGAAGCTGCGCAAGGCCGGCTGGTCGAAGGTGGCCTGGCGGAACCTGACAGGCGGCGTGGTGGCCCTGCACCGAGGCTTCAAGGCCGCCTGA
- the mqnC gene encoding cyclic dehypoxanthinyl futalosine synthase gives MTEKADLTSFDVTAVLDRAAAGGRITPEEALVLYREAPLHALGAAADAVRRRRYAGTEHIATYIIERNINYTNVCVTACKFCAFYAAPKDTAKGWTRDLDDILRRCAETVELGGTQIMFQGGHHPDYGVEYYEKHFAAIKAAYPQLVIHSLGASEVEHMARISKVSVEEAIQRIHAAGLDSFAGAGAELLPARPRKAIAPLKESGERWLEIMETAHGLGVESTSTMLMGTGETNAERIEHLRMIRDVQDRTGGFRAFIPYTYQPENNHLKGRTQATLFEYLRMIAIARLFMDNIAHIQGSWLTTGKEVGQLSLHYGADDLGSIMLEENVVSSAGAKHRSNRMEIIDLIRKAGRVPAQRTTTYEHIVVHDDPANDPVDERVMSHISSTAIEGGTAHPELKLLASN, from the coding sequence GTGACCGAGAAGGCCGACCTCACGTCTTTTGATGTCACAGCCGTCCTCGACCGTGCTGCCGCGGGTGGGCGGATCACCCCCGAAGAGGCGCTCGTCCTCTACCGCGAGGCCCCGCTGCACGCCCTGGGCGCCGCCGCGGACGCGGTACGCCGCCGCCGGTACGCGGGGACCGAGCACATCGCCACGTACATCATCGAGCGCAACATCAACTACACGAACGTGTGCGTCACGGCGTGCAAGTTCTGCGCCTTCTACGCGGCTCCCAAGGACACCGCCAAGGGCTGGACGCGCGACCTCGACGACATCCTGCGCCGCTGCGCGGAGACCGTCGAACTCGGCGGTACGCAGATCATGTTCCAGGGCGGACACCACCCGGACTACGGCGTCGAGTACTACGAGAAGCACTTCGCCGCGATCAAGGCCGCCTACCCGCAGCTGGTCATCCACTCCCTCGGCGCGTCCGAGGTCGAGCACATGGCCCGCATCTCCAAGGTGAGTGTGGAGGAGGCCATCCAGCGGATCCACGCCGCCGGCCTCGACTCCTTCGCGGGCGCCGGTGCCGAACTCCTCCCGGCCCGCCCCCGCAAGGCGATCGCCCCCCTCAAGGAGTCCGGCGAGCGCTGGCTGGAGATCATGGAGACCGCGCACGGGCTGGGCGTCGAGTCGACGTCCACCATGCTCATGGGCACCGGCGAGACCAACGCCGAGCGCATCGAGCACCTGCGGATGATCCGTGACGTACAGGACCGCACGGGCGGCTTCCGCGCCTTCATCCCGTACACCTACCAACCCGAGAACAACCACCTGAAGGGCCGCACACAGGCGACGCTCTTCGAGTACCTGCGGATGATCGCGATCGCCCGGCTGTTCATGGACAACATCGCCCACATCCAGGGCTCCTGGCTCACCACCGGCAAGGAGGTCGGCCAGCTCTCCCTGCACTACGGCGCGGACGACCTCGGCTCGATCATGCTGGAGGAGAACGTCGTCTCCTCCGCCGGCGCCAAGCACCGCTCCAACCGCATGGAGATCATCGACCTGATCCGCAAGGCCGGCCGCGTGCCCGCCCAGCGGACCACGACGTACGAGCACATCGTCGTCCACGACGACCCGGCGAACGACCCGGTCGACGAGCGCGTCATGTCCCACATCTCGTCCACCGCGATCGAGGGCGGCACGGCGCACCCCGAGCTGAAGCTGCTCGCCTCCAACTAG
- a CDS encoding GNAT family N-acetyltransferase codes for MNRALPDVRLRVPTDEDAFAWHRIFADPEVMEFHGGKAAELSVYEELTARQRRHDAELGFCLWTLVDAEGEVLGFTGAQPWPREWGPKGEIEIGWRLGRAHWGKGYVTAAALTTLERVRAAGVSDVVAVVRPGNERSIAVTRRLGMERAEAFTHPATASPAHCYRLAL; via the coding sequence GTGAACCGAGCTCTCCCCGACGTACGGCTGCGTGTCCCCACCGACGAGGACGCGTTCGCCTGGCACCGGATCTTCGCCGACCCCGAGGTCATGGAGTTCCACGGTGGGAAGGCGGCCGAACTGTCGGTGTACGAGGAGCTCACCGCACGGCAGCGCAGGCACGACGCCGAACTCGGTTTCTGTCTGTGGACCCTGGTCGACGCGGAGGGTGAGGTGCTGGGCTTCACCGGGGCGCAGCCGTGGCCGCGCGAGTGGGGGCCGAAGGGCGAGATCGAGATCGGGTGGCGGCTCGGCAGGGCGCATTGGGGCAAGGGGTACGTCACCGCCGCCGCGCTCACCACCCTGGAGCGGGTGCGCGCGGCGGGCGTCTCGGATGTCGTCGCCGTGGTCAGACCCGGCAACGAGCGCTCCATCGCCGTGACCCGACGCCTCGGCATGGAACGGGCCGAGGCCTTCACCCATCCCGCGACGGCCTCGCCCGCGCACTGCTACCGCCTCGCTCTCTGA
- a CDS encoding serine/threonine-protein kinase, whose protein sequence is MQPLGVDEPTVVGPYRLLGRLGSGGMGRVYLGRSAGGRTVAVKIVHPHFALDEEFRARFRREVEAARRVGGAWTAPVLDADPEASVPWVATGYAAGPSLAAAVADAGGPLPAPSVRVLGAGLAEALTAVHALGLVHRDVKPSNVLLTLDGPLLIDFGIARATDGTASLTSTGVSVGSPGYMSPEQILGKGVTGAADVFSLGAVLVYAATGESPFPGDSSAALLYKVVHEEPRLGSLDGELRELVAACLGKDPAGRPTPGEVAGRLAPEGAARLVTAGWLPGPLVEQVSRSAVQLLNLEAAEVTPSGPVGFSSPSVGTDSGAGTPPPDGVFGPPPTMPPYAMPTYVPGQRDVQDAVAAPTVHPSTPAADPGRQDRREHREDHPGKLSVSMAATSAPGANGRGRRMSCTLALAVAGALAAVTVGSVFMFHLLPGGGDDNSASSGSDSAASPPAATPSAAGSAGATLASVPAHYLGTWSGDAYALNGKLPAGTFRVTLHQAAVGKELGTFRSTDLIGGTCDDVLVLKKVTDTQLTATSIAKTSNPGTCTTGSHEVRLIPAGGDLKYETDNADAGDPVARMSKAE, encoded by the coding sequence ATGCAGCCGCTCGGAGTGGATGAACCCACGGTCGTGGGGCCCTACCGGCTGCTCGGCCGGCTGGGCTCCGGCGGCATGGGGCGGGTGTACCTGGGCCGCAGCGCGGGCGGGCGGACGGTCGCGGTCAAGATCGTGCACCCGCACTTCGCGCTCGACGAGGAGTTCCGCGCCCGCTTCCGCCGCGAGGTCGAGGCCGCGCGACGGGTGGGCGGCGCGTGGACGGCCCCGGTCCTCGACGCGGATCCGGAGGCGTCCGTGCCGTGGGTCGCGACCGGCTACGCGGCCGGTCCCTCGCTCGCCGCCGCGGTCGCGGACGCGGGCGGTCCGCTTCCGGCGCCTTCGGTACGGGTGCTGGGCGCGGGCCTGGCCGAGGCCCTCACGGCGGTCCACGCACTGGGCCTCGTCCACCGTGACGTCAAGCCCTCCAACGTCCTGCTCACCCTCGACGGCCCCCTCCTCATCGACTTCGGCATCGCCCGGGCCACCGACGGCACCGCCTCGCTCACCTCGACGGGCGTCTCCGTCGGCTCCCCCGGTTACATGTCACCCGAGCAGATCCTCGGCAAGGGGGTCACGGGCGCGGCGGACGTCTTCTCCCTGGGCGCGGTGCTGGTGTACGCGGCGACGGGCGAGTCCCCGTTCCCCGGTGACTCCTCGGCCGCCCTCCTCTACAAGGTGGTGCACGAGGAACCCCGGCTCGGCTCCCTGGACGGAGAGCTACGAGAACTCGTGGCCGCCTGCCTCGGCAAGGACCCGGCGGGGCGGCCGACCCCGGGTGAGGTGGCCGGACGCCTGGCCCCCGAGGGGGCGGCCCGGCTGGTGACCGCCGGGTGGCTGCCGGGGCCCCTGGTGGAGCAGGTCAGCCGCAGCGCGGTGCAGCTGCTGAACCTGGAGGCGGCGGAGGTGACGCCGTCCGGGCCGGTGGGGTTCAGCAGTCCTTCGGTGGGCACGGACTCCGGGGCCGGGACGCCGCCGCCCGACGGGGTGTTCGGTCCGCCGCCGACCATGCCGCCGTACGCCATGCCGACGTACGTTCCGGGGCAGCGCGATGTCCAGGACGCGGTCGCGGCGCCGACGGTCCACCCGAGCACGCCCGCGGCCGACCCCGGCCGCCAGGACCGGCGAGAGCACCGGGAGGATCACCCGGGCAAGCTCTCCGTCAGCATGGCCGCGACCTCGGCCCCCGGTGCGAACGGTCGTGGCCGCAGGATGAGTTGCACGCTCGCGCTGGCCGTGGCGGGAGCGCTGGCCGCGGTGACGGTGGGCTCGGTGTTCATGTTCCATCTGCTCCCGGGCGGCGGTGACGACAACTCGGCCTCCAGCGGCTCCGATTCCGCGGCCAGCCCTCCGGCGGCGACACCGAGCGCCGCCGGTTCGGCCGGCGCGACGCTCGCCTCCGTGCCCGCGCACTACCTCGGCACCTGGTCGGGCGACGCCTACGCGCTGAACGGGAAGCTGCCCGCGGGCACGTTCCGGGTCACCCTCCACCAGGCCGCCGTGGGCAAGGAGTTGGGCACGTTCCGGTCGACCGATCTGATCGGCGGCACCTGTGACGACGTACTCGTCCTGAAGAAGGTCACGGACACACAGCTCACCGCGACGAGCATCGCCAAGACGTCCAACCCCGGCACCTGTACTACCGGCAGCCACGAGGTGCGGCTGATCCCCGCCGGGGGCGACCTCAAGTACGAGACGGACAACGCGGACGCGGGCGATCCGGTGGCGCGCATGTCGAAGGCCGAGTAG
- a CDS encoding PASTA domain-containing protein has product MRLTPKTPEVRVPRLIGLMAVDARETADARGVLLAAPDRPDFHLTVVDYVVRQYPPPGSEVPRGAVVTVWFDLGDAEGGAGVREPRLPGPPSGGMRRELDEPGDPFEVLR; this is encoded by the coding sequence GTGCGCCTGACACCCAAGACACCCGAAGTGCGCGTGCCGCGACTCATCGGCCTGATGGCCGTGGACGCACGCGAGACGGCCGACGCGCGAGGTGTGCTGCTCGCCGCGCCCGACCGGCCCGACTTCCATCTCACCGTCGTCGACTACGTCGTACGCCAATATCCGCCGCCCGGCTCCGAGGTGCCGCGCGGGGCCGTGGTCACCGTGTGGTTCGACCTCGGTGACGCGGAGGGCGGCGCGGGTGTGCGGGAGCCGCGACTGCCGGGTCCGCCGTCGGGCGGCATGCGCCGCGAGCTCGACGAGCCCGGGGACCCGTTCGAGGTGCTCAGGTGA
- a CDS encoding A24 family peptidase codes for MDPELWSVRPLWLTVLAALWGAAAGLLVPRAAYRFAVEPDEAWRTRCPDGHVLTGAAGGWLGLARCPDCVQDLRDVRTSRSAPGDAGRGPGDAGRVPEDAGRVPDGAGRMPGDAPTAYRYGTGTPLVTLATAGGCAGLALATGARPELAVWLLLAPLGVLLAVVDFRVQRLPDVLTLPLAGLALVLLGVTALVPEHAGEWPTALFGSLVLGGAYFLLFLVNPNGMGFGDVKLALGIGAVLGWYGWGTVVLGTFAGFLFGGLYGLGLVLMRRAGRKTSIPFGPFLIAGAYVGLLIGAYAA; via the coding sequence GTGGACCCCGAACTCTGGTCCGTCCGGCCGCTGTGGCTGACCGTCCTCGCCGCCCTCTGGGGCGCGGCGGCGGGACTGCTGGTGCCGCGGGCCGCCTACCGGTTCGCGGTGGAGCCGGACGAGGCGTGGCGGACCCGGTGCCCCGACGGACACGTCCTCACCGGCGCCGCGGGCGGCTGGCTCGGCCTCGCCCGCTGCCCCGACTGCGTCCAGGACCTTCGTGACGTTCGTACGTCGAGGTCGGCGCCCGGGGACGCGGGGCGAGGCCCCGGTGATGCGGGCCGCGTGCCCGAAGACGCCGGGCGGGTGCCGGACGGGGCGGGGCGGATGCCGGGCGACGCCCCGACGGCGTACCGCTACGGCACCGGCACCCCGCTCGTCACCCTCGCCACCGCGGGGGGCTGCGCCGGTCTCGCCCTCGCCACCGGCGCCCGCCCCGAACTGGCGGTCTGGCTGCTGCTCGCGCCGCTCGGCGTGCTGCTCGCGGTCGTGGACTTCCGGGTGCAGCGCCTGCCGGACGTCCTGACCCTCCCGCTCGCGGGCCTGGCGCTCGTACTGCTGGGGGTGACGGCCCTCGTACCGGAGCACGCGGGTGAGTGGCCGACCGCGCTGTTCGGATCGCTCGTGCTCGGCGGCGCGTACTTCCTCCTCTTCCTCGTCAACCCCAACGGCATGGGCTTCGGGGACGTGAAGCTCGCGCTGGGAATCGGGGCCGTGCTCGGCTGGTACGGATGGGGGACCGTGGTGCTCGGCACCTTCGCCGGGTTCCTGTTCGGCGGCCTGTACGGGCTGGGGCTGGTGCTGATGCGACGCGCGGGGCGCAAGACGTCCATCCCCTTCGGACCGTTCCTGATCGCGGGGGCGTACGTCGGGCTGCTGATCGGGGCGTACGCGGCCTGA
- a CDS encoding chitinase, producing the protein MRGYLRPAAWLTCLFALAAAGCSSGGAGTTDAAPAQTSRAPRTSAAPSESASSSSTSYAPYVSATEASVTDSTGSPTMYNLAFVISDGTNCTAKWNGTDAIDKAAVKSRISALKESGASVRVSFGGASGKELAEVCGSASALAAAYGAALDAAGSTQADFDVEGDALTDSASVALRSKAIALLQKERGDLKVSFTLPVMPSGLDSDSLALLESANDNSVKVSTVNIMTMNYGSSYSGDMGDYAETSAKATHDQVQDVFGLSSAGAWQGLALTSMIGDNDVADETFGLSDAAQVRAFAESKKIAWVSMWSTFRDQQCSSDDASSDNAATNCSGVSQSSGAFAEAFAG; encoded by the coding sequence ATGAGGGGTTATCTGAGGCCGGCTGCCTGGCTCACCTGCCTGTTTGCTCTGGCGGCGGCGGGGTGCTCTTCCGGCGGTGCGGGCACCACGGACGCGGCGCCCGCGCAGACCTCCCGGGCCCCGCGGACGAGTGCGGCGCCCTCCGAGAGCGCGTCCTCCTCCAGCACCTCGTACGCGCCCTACGTGAGCGCCACGGAGGCCTCCGTGACGGACTCGACGGGGTCTCCGACCATGTACAACCTGGCCTTCGTGATCTCCGACGGCACCAACTGCACGGCCAAGTGGAACGGCACGGACGCCATCGACAAGGCCGCCGTGAAGTCCCGGATCTCGGCGCTGAAGGAGTCCGGCGCGAGTGTGCGTGTCTCGTTCGGCGGAGCGTCCGGCAAGGAGCTGGCGGAGGTCTGCGGCAGCGCGAGCGCGCTCGCGGCGGCGTACGGGGCGGCGCTCGACGCCGCCGGCTCCACCCAGGCCGACTTCGACGTCGAGGGGGACGCGCTGACCGACTCCGCGTCGGTGGCGCTGCGGTCCAAGGCGATCGCGCTGCTCCAGAAGGAGCGCGGTGACCTGAAGGTGTCCTTCACGCTGCCGGTCATGCCGTCCGGGCTGGATTCGGACAGTCTGGCGCTGCTGGAGTCCGCCAACGACAACTCCGTGAAGGTCTCCACGGTCAACATCATGACCATGAATTACGGGAGTTCGTACTCCGGGGACATGGGCGACTACGCCGAGACGTCCGCCAAGGCGACCCACGATCAAGTGCAGGACGTGTTCGGGCTGTCGAGTGCGGGGGCCTGGCAGGGGCTCGCGTTGACGTCGATGATCGGGGACAACGACGTGGCCGATGAGACGTTCGGCCTCTCGGACGCGGCGCAGGTCCGTGCGTTCGCCGAGTCGAAGAAGATCGCTTGGGTGTCGATGTGGTCGACGTTCCGGGATCAGCAGTGTTCGAGTGATGACGCCTCTTCGGACAATGCGGCCACCAATTGCAGTGGGGTTTCGCAGAGTTCGGGGGCGTTTGCGGAGGCGTTCGCCGGGTGA